The following proteins are co-located in the Primulina tabacum isolate GXHZ01 chromosome 11, ASM2559414v2, whole genome shotgun sequence genome:
- the LOC142518000 gene encoding putative WD repeat-containing protein C2A9.03, translated as MSFQEEEIDYAAGDDEMGEVEEDMYFAGRLIGDSESEEEEEDEYDNLDNKITDTSAAEARKGKDIQGIPWERLSISREKYRQTRLEQYKNYENIPQSGEGSEKECKLTRKGGVYYEFWQNTRSVKSTILHFQLRNLVWSTSKHDVYLMSHYSIIHWSSLSSKKTEVLNVSGHVAPCEKHPGSLLEGFTHTQVSTLAVRDNLLIAGGFQGELICKYLDRPGVSFCMRTTYDDNAITNAIDIYGSPSGSIHFTASNNDCGVRDFDMERFQLVKHFSYPWPVNHTSLSPDGKIIAIVGDNPDGMLVDSQTGKAIAHMRGHLDFSFASAWHPNGYTFATGNQDKTCRVWDARMLSKSIAVLKGNLGAIRSIRFTSDGQFMVMAEPADFVHVYDVKNGYDKEQEIDFFGEISGVSFSPDTDCLFIGVWDRTYGSLLQYNRCRNYSYLDALI; from the exons ATGTCCTTTCAAGAGGAAGAGATAGATTACGCAGCTGGTGACGACGAAATGGGTGAAGTAGAAGAAGATATGTATTTTGCTGGTCGATTAATTGGAGATTCGGAATCAGAGGAGGAAGAGGAGGATGAATATGACAATTTG GACAACAAGATTACAGATACTTCTGCTGCTGAGGCACGGAAGGGAAAGGACATCCAAGGCATTCCATGGGAGAGGCTAAGCATATCCCGGGAGAAGTATAGGCAGACTAGACTAGAACAGTATAAGAATTACGAAAATATACCCCAATCTGGAGAGGGATCAGAAAAG GAATGCAAATTAACAAGAAAAGGTGGAGTATATTATGAGTTCTGGCAGAACACAAGATCTGTCAAATCGACTATTCTTCATTTTCAG TTGAGGAACCTGGTTTGGTCAACCTCGAAGCATGATGTTTACCTCATGTCGCATTACTCAATCATTCATTGGTCGTCATTGAGTTCCAAAAAGACTGAAGTTCTTAATGTTTCTGGTCATGTGGCTCCTTGTGAG AAACATCCTGGAAGTTTGCTGGAAGGATTTACTCATACACAAGTAAGCACCCTTGCAGTCCGTGACAATTTGTTGATTGCTGGGGGATTCCAAGGGGAGCTTATTTGCAAG TATCTTGATCGGCCTGGGGTTAGCTTTTGCATGAGGACAACTTACGACGATAATGCTATCACAAATGCAATTGATATCTATGGCAGTCCAAG TGGCTCTATTCATTTCACTGCTTCCAATAACGACTGTGGTGTGCGAGATTTCGATATGGAGAGATTTCAGCTTGTTAAGCATTTCTCTTATCCGTGGCCTGTAAAT CATACTTCTCTAAGTCCAGATGGAAAAATAATTGCTATTGTTGGGGACAATCCTGATGGCATGCTGGTGGATTCACAAACTGGAAAG GCTATTGCGCACATGCGAGGGCACTTGGATTTCTCTTTTGCATCTGCGTGGCATCCGAATGGGTACACCTTTGCCACTGGGAACCAGGACAAGACTTGTCGTGTATGGGATGCGCGGATGCTGTCTAAATCTATTGCTGTACTCAAGGGAAATCTTGGTGCTATTCGTTCCATCCGTTTCACATCTGACGGGCAGTTTATGGTGATGGCTGAACCAGCTGATTTTGTTCATGTGTATGACGTGAAGAATGGATATGATAAAGAGCAGGAGATTGATTTTTTTGGTGAGATCTCTGGAGTCTCATTTAGTCCTGATACAGATTGCCTATTCATTGGGGTGTGGGATCGTACCTATGGTAGCCTCCTTCAGTACAACCGTTGCAGAAACTATTCATATCTCGATGCGTTAATATGA